In the Flexistipes sp. genome, ACGGTTCAATTTCTGCATGGGTAGCTCATACCGGATATCAGCTTGCTAACGGTTCCACTGTTCAGTTGAATGATAATGCCAGTAACGTTTCTGATACAACAAGATATCTCTGGAACGGTCAGCAGTTTGTGGAATTTGACGATAACAATACAAATTATGAGCTAGACTCAGATGAATTCATTCGTAATATACCTACCGATGAAATTGAACTTGGCGGAGTTCTTCAGGCAGACGGTCAGTCCGGCATGCTTCAATATGATACTATGAGATATTCCGTAATCGATGCCTTTAGCCCTAATAGTGTCTGGATGGATGCTTACGGTAATGTAAAGCTTGATGTAAATCTTGATTACACCGGTAACGGAAATGAAATTGAAAAAGCTGATCTGGATTATGTTACACCGGATGTTACAGAAAACACAGACTCAAGTCAGGATACCACCAGTGATGAAGCCTATGTTCCTTCAGATTCCGGTTTTGGATGCTAATTGATTTGTTTAGGAGGATTTTTATGAAAAGATTTATAGTAATTTTTATCATAATGCTTTTTGCGGCAGGGTTGGCAAATGCCTTCCCTCCGTTTAAGATTGATGACGGGAAATGGCTGAAGATATTTTATAACGGTCAGTTCGGATATACTTACAGAGATATGGGTTCAGGCCCGGATCAGTCTGAAGATACAAATGAGTTGAATTTCAGAAGGAACAGGCTGGGATTTATAGGTACGTACAACAGTAATCTGTCATTTTATTTCCAGACAGAATACATTGAGGATCCTATAACAGAGCCTTTGGGCGTTGATTACTCCAATGAAGGCAGGGAATTTTATGTGCTGGATGCACAAATCCGTTACAAATTTAACGATGCTTTAAAACTAAGAGTGGGTAAAATGAAACACAACCTTACAAGGGAAAATCTTGAAGGCTGTTTTGAGCCGCTTACTCTGGACAGATCCCACTTTGTTTATACGCCTTTTAAGACAAGCAGGGATAAAGGTGTGGCTGTTTGGGGTAACCTTTTAAATAAAAAAGTAGGTTACAAATTTGATGTGATGGAAGGCAAAAAGGCTGAAGGCACACCCTCTCCATCATCCAATTTAAGAATGACAGGAAGGCTGCACTTGTCACTTCTCGATCCGGAAAGCGGATACGGGTATAACGGTACGTACCTTGGCAAAAAGACTGTACTGACAATCGGTGCCGGTTATCAGTACGAGCCGGAGGCTGTTTATGCTGATCTGCAAAGAGATGCGAATGGCAACATCATATCAGCAAGTGATATAAAAGATTATACAGCATATTCCGTAGATCTTTTTTATGAGCAGCCGACATCTGCAGGTACTTTTACATTTTCCACCGCTTACCTGGATGTGTCATTTGACGACGCATATAAGGGAACAAATACTGATCCGGGCATCACCGGTCTTAATGGTGAGAAGAACGGATATTACCTAAAAGGTGCCTATATGCTTCCTATGGATGTAGGGCCGGGTAAACTGCAGTTTTTTGCACGTCACGATGCATTTACTTTTGCTAAGCTTGGCGATGTATACGATCAGGATATAGGCTGGACAGCCGGAGGCTTTAATTATTACATCCACGGTCAGGACCTGAAAATCAGCGGTCAGTATTCACAGATGGATTATGATAAAGAGAGTGAAACAGATCCTAATTATCAGGACTTTGATACATTTAAATTGTTTATCCAGGTAAGGATATAACTATCAGGAGGAATAAAAATGAAAAAGAAACTGGTTTTAGTGCTTTGCATAATTTTTTTGATGAGTACAGCGATAGTGGCAGCTACATATGTAAAAGGGACAGTGATCGGAGTAAAAGAAGGTAAGGTATTGATAGAAGTTGGCAAGGATGCAAACAAACTTAGCAAGGGAGATAAGGTAAAGATTGAAAAGGAAGAGAGTGATGAGATGATGGCTCCTTCTCTTCAGGGTTGTTAATCCACATACTTTTAACTCCTGTAGGCAAGAGCCCCCTTAAACGGGGGCTTTGTTAATTATTTCATTATTTTTGATTATTTTAAAGAGAGGTGTAAGAAAATGGCATCAATAAAAATGTCCAGAAGGGGATTTCTGAATACCGCCGCAATATCGGCCGCAGCAATGTCAGTCCCTTTCACCCTAAAAAGAAGTGCTGCCTCTGATAATAATGCTAAAGAAGATAAAAAATTACATATCTCCCAGAACTGGTGTGAGATGTGTTTCTGGGGATGCGGTGTTACAGCTTATAACAGGGAAGGAAGGGTTTTTAAACTGGAGGGACAGCCCAAATGCCCCAAGAATTACGGCAAACTGTGCGCCCGTGGTAATTCCGGTATTTATCAGTTGTATGATCCGGACAGATTAAAAAAGCCTTTAATCAGAACAGGCAAAAGAGGCGAAGGTAAATTCAGAGAAGCAACATACGAAGAAGCCATATCATATGTAGCAGATAAAACTAATAAAGCTATAAAAGAATACGGTAAAGGGACGGTTTCATTAATAGCTCACGGTTCCGGAGAGCATGCGTTTATTAATCTGATGAGCATAATAGGCTCACCGAATACAGCGATCCCTGCATACAGTCAGTGTACCGGTTCAAGAGAAATTGGATGGTTTTTAACATACGGCAGGCCCTATACAGGTAATGAGCCTATTGATGCTGCAAACTCCAAATGCTTGATGTTTTTTGGCAGAAATGTACTGGAAGCGGTTATGGTTGGGGAAACACAGAGGGTCACTGAAGGTATGGCCAAAGGTGCTAAGCTGATTTATGTGGACCCCCGCTATTCCAAAACAGCTGCCAAGGCTGATATATGGGCAAAAATAAAACCCGGTACAGATTTGGCTTTAATGCTTGGGATGATTAATTATATAATTAATGCCAAACTTTATAATATTGATTTTGTAGATAAATACTGCAGCGGCTTTGACGAACTCAAACAATCTGTAAAAAAGAATACACCTGAATGGGCTGAGAAAGAGACGAATGTTCCGGCTGAAACAATAAAAAATATCTGCCAGGAATTATCAAACGCAGCTCCCAGCTGTGCCATAGGCCCCGGCAGACGTCTGACAAGATACGGTGATGATACCCAGCATGTCAGAGCAATAGGTATACTTAACGCACTTATGGGCAATTGGTATACACCCGGCGGTTTTTACAAAATCAGCAAGATGGATATTGTCACTCCCCACATATGTGAAATTGAGCATACAGAAGTAAAGGGCGGTGAAAAGATAGAAAGAGTTGACGGAGCCGGTTCGGAATACCGCCTTGCACCCAAAAATCTTGGTTTGGAGAATAAACTGATGAAAGGGATTTTGCAAGGAGAGCCTTACCCTGTAAAAGTAATGTTTGCCTACGGTACAAATCTCTTTCAGCATTACCCTGATTATGAGGAATGTAAACAGATAATTGATAAGCTTGATCTGATGGTTACCTGTGACGTGTATCTAACGGAGACTGCTCTTTATTCCGATGTGATATTTCCAGAATCCACATATTTGGAAAGAAAAGATCCCATCGGCGTAATGACGGGGAAATATCCGTATGTGAAATACAGAGAACCTGCTACTGCTCCATTGTACAATACTATAGGGGCATATGAGCTGGTTGAAAAAATTGCTAAAAAGATGGGCTATAAAAATCATTTCAAAACGATAGATGATGTAAATAAAGAGATTCTTGATCAGCTTGGAATAAGTATAGATGTGCTTAAAAAGGACGGTGTATATGTAAAACCCACCTTTGAAGGAATATACCCCCAGGCAGAAGGCAAAGATCTGAAATTTAACACTCCTTCGGGCAAAGTGGAGCTTTACAGTGTTTTTTGTGAGAAACTTGGTTTTGATCCCATTCCAAAATACACCAGACATAAGATGCCTAAGGATGATGAGTTCCGTCTTCTTTTCGGGAGACAGAGCTACCATACGCATGCAAGGACTCAGAATAACAGATGGCTTTTGGCTCTGCACGATTTTGAAATCAAAGCTTGGATACCTGCAAAGAAAGCGGCAAGACTCGGTATAATGACCGGTAATAAAGTCAGAATAGTGAAAGGTGATAAAAAATCCAGGGAGCTTACAGCTTATGTGACAGATGAGATACATGAGGATGCCATATTTATTCCCCATGGCTATGGAAGAATTACTAAGTTTATGGAGCTTGCTTATGCAATGGATGGTGCTTCGGATGCAAACCTGTGTTCAAACGGCACCGATCCCATAAGCGGTGCATCTGCGTTCCATCAAGCTTTTGTGAAGATAGAAAAGGTTTGAGGGGTAGGTTATGATTAAAAATAAAAAATATGTTATGGTATATGCTATAGACAGATGCGTGGACTGTAAAGCCTGCATGGTGGCCTGCAAAGCACAGTGGCAAGTGCCTGAAAATCACTTCAGGACACATATTGATGAAAAATACTCTCCTGGCAAATATGCGCCCAACAGAAAATATTTTCTTCCCTCCCAGTGTAATCACTGTGATGAGGCTCCATGCGTCAGTGTATGCCCCACCAAGGCAAGTCATAAGAGGGAAGATGGAATAGTATATGTGGACAGAGATATTTGCATAGGTTGTAAATATTGCATAGTGTCCTGCCCCTATGATGCCAGGTTCTTTAACGAGGAAGTGGGCGTTGCTGAGAAATGTACATTTTGTCTGCCATGGATACAACAGGGGCATCAGCCGGCTTGTGCGACCACATGTTTGAGTAATACGAGGATTTTTGGAGATATAAATGATCCGAACAGTGAAGTATCGAAGTTTTTGGCGGAGGCTAAGAGAAATAAAAGCAAGATATGGAAGCTTCGTGAAGACCTCGGTACCGAACCCAATATTTATTATGTGCAGTCTTAAGGAGGTTTGAAATGGTCTTTCAGGAATCTTTTGAATGGTATATTGCTCTCTATCTGTTTTTGGGCGGTGTAGGTGCCGGAGCTATTTTATCAGCGGCATTTGCCGATTTATATGACAGAGAGAAATATGTGAATTATATAAAAAGTGCCTCCCTTATTGGTATGCCCGCTGTTGCAATCGGCTGTTTTTTCCTGCTTATCGATTTAGGACAGGGACTTACAAAACCGTGGCTGCTTATTTACCTTTTTGCCAATCCCACTTCTGCAATTACATGGGGTACAGCCATACTGACACTTTTTATAATTGTTTCCCTTTTATATGCAGCCTATAATTTTAATTTTATCAAATTCGGCGGGGGTAAAATCACCCTTCTCAGCCTGATAGTGCTTGCAATAGGTACTGCAGGATATACCGGTGTACTTTTGGGGGTATTAAGAGCGATACCTTTTTGGCATCAAACGTTAATTCCTGTATTGTTTATAATATCTGCCATATCTACAGGAATATCGGCTACAGTGGTTGTTAAAGAGATTCTGTTCAGTAAGAAAAAAGAGAATATAGCTCCTATCGAGACAGGGCACTTTTACCTTATGGTGTTGGAGTTCATGATGGTGATTGCTATGATTATCATAGCCCTAAATGGTGTGCCTGAGATGGTTTTTTCCATTAAAGTGCTTCTTTCGGGCAAATATGCAGTACAGTTCTGGCTGATTTTTATGATACTGGGGCTTCTGCTTCCCACTTTATTATACGGATTGCAGGAAATTAAAAAATTACATATGAAAGGAAGTTTTCTGATAATAATCGAACTGTTGGTTTTGCTCGGCGGTTATTATCTCAGATATCTTATACTGCATGCTGGTGTTTTTACTGAGAAATTTGCACACTATATTGGTTAGGGAGGTTATTAAAATGAAAAAATTCTATTCTTTAATATTATTTTTATTTGTTTTTAGCTTGGTTGCAGGAATATTTTGTGATACATCATATGCAACGGATTATAGTATGGAAAAATGCCGCCAGATGATAAAGCTTGGCAACGAGGAACTTTCAGATAAAGACCTCAAAGCGGCCAAGATGTATTACAGAAGAGCAATTCAGCAGAATCCATACTGTAACGAGGCATGGGCAAAATATGAAGAACTGATGAAAGTTATCAGTAAAAATGAGCCTGTTGACTGGAGTAAGTTGCAGGTACAGAAAGAAAAAAAAGAAGTGGAAGATCCTTTTGCGGAATTTGAATAACAGGAGAGTTTGAGCCATACGGCTGAGCCCGTATGGCTTTTTTTCAGAGGGAATGGTTAGTGATAACAAGAAGGTCTTTTGTAAAGTGGATATTGGCTTCAGTATTTTTCTTTTTTACTTTTAAATTCCTTAAGGTCCAAAAATCAGACACAAATAGTACTGTAATAATTGATTTGAATAAATTAAGCAATAACAGCGTATATTTAATAAAAAACAGACAGATTGCTGCAATAAAAATTGACAGGAATATTAAGGTGCTGAGTATTAAATGTACTCATCTGGGGTGTACCCTTAATGTAGCCGGTAATATATTTAAGTGCCCCTGTCATGGAAGTGAATTCGAGTTAGACGGCGAAGTAATTAAAGGGCCGGCTTCTAAAAATCTTAAAGAGATTGATTTTAAAGTAGAAAAAAATAAAATTGTTGTTTATTCATAGGTTGATTGCATATGTTTACCGCTTTTCTTAAACACCTTTTTCCACGTCTTGTTCTGAGCCGTAATTTGAAAATCACTTATACTTTTTGCCTGGGTGGCATGGCCTTTACCGTATTCTTGTTATTGATTGTTACAGGCTGCTTGCTGCTTTTTTACTATACACCTTCTCCGGATAACGCATACAAATCAATCTTATTTATTGAAGAAACTGTTTTCGGTGGTAAACTGATTCGGAATATTCATAGAATGGGCTCTCATTTTTTATTGATTTTAATTTTTCTGCATATTTTGCGAGTGTTATTAACCGGCTCTTTCAAATTTCGGAAATATAACTGGATAGTGGGCATGTTTTTATTGATCCTGGTATTGTTTGAGGGTTATACGGGGTATTTGCTTCCTATGGATCAACTGGCTTATTGGGCAACTCAAACAGGTATGGAGCTTTTTAAAATTTTTCCGTTGGGGGGATTTATTGTTGAGAAAATTCTTATTCCTGACGGAGTAGGGGGTCCACTTACATTGAGCAGGTTTTACGCTTTTCATGTTTTTGTTGTTCCACTGACATTAATGATTTTGTGTGTTATTCATTTTTACAAAATCAGAAAGGACAAGGGAGTTCTTCCTTACTTATGAAAAAGAAAAATGAATATATAAAAAGTGACCCTTATTTTTTTCGCATGATTATCGTATCAGCTTTGCTGGTGATAATTGCCGTTATTGTTCTTGGACTTTTTATAGATGCACCTTTAAAAGCTCCCGCAGATTCTTCTAATGTTCCTAATCCTTCCAAAGCCGCCTGGTTTTTACTTTGGTTTCAGGAAATTGTAAGTTATTCAAGTTATTTCATTTACGGTCCGGTAATATTGTTTATGGTCTATCTGTTTTTGCCTTACCTCGCCCCCTCCACAGATGAGAAGGCTGTTTGGTTTCGTAAGGAGTACAGACTGCTGGATATATTTACACTGTTGGTTTTTTTGGGTATTGTTTTCCTGACGGTTATTGCATATTTTTTCAGAGGTGAATTTTGGCGGCTCACTATTTGAAAAACTTTTCTGTCTTTCTGTTGTTCATACTTTTTTTAGTATTTTCTGCCAACGGCAATGCTCAAAATAACGATTTTTGCGTGGACTGCCATAACAGCCATTATACAGATATCGCCGATTGCGTTACATGTCACAGAGGAATACCTGAAACCAGGAGAAAAGACTTGGCTCATCAAAATCTTATTAAAGGAAAATATGCTAAATTTCTGTTAAATGATTTTCCGGATAGAAAAAGAGGAATAGATTTGATTAAGTTAAGCGGCTGCAGAAGGTGCCACAGTGTGGGCGGGAAAGGTAACACTTTGTCGGTAAATTTGGACAGCTCCATAGTAAATATTGCAGTAAAAGAAATCGTCAAGACAATAAAAGAGCCGAGTGAATTCATGCCAGATTTTAATTTTACTTCAGAGCAAATAAATTACATTATCAACGGGCTTTTATATCTGTCTTTTACTGACAGAGATGTTGAGAAGAATTTTACTCAGATGGTTCATATCGGTACGGAAAAATCCAATACATTTTCAGAAAAATGCGGGAATTGTCATAAAATGATTTCACCGTTACGGGGGCCGGTTGGCAGCGGATACATTGCCCCCAATCTAAGCGGCTTGCTTTCTCAATATTATCCCAGAAATATCGATGGGAAAGAATGGAATGCAAAGTTATTAAAAAAATGGCTTAAAAATCCCAGGGAATTAAACAGTAATGCTTTAATGCCGGTTTTGGAACTGTCAGAAAGGGAATTTGCAGAGATTGAGAAGACTTTCGGTAAATAATCTATTTGCGAAAGATTGTTGTCTTAGGGTGGTAGTTTTTGTTGTTGTCGAAAAGCAGGTACTGTTTTGTTTCCTCCATCTTTTCATCCGGAATTTCTATAAATTTGCCCTCAGCTTCTGCATAAATATTATTATCTTTATCAATTATGTAACCTTTGGTGATGGCAAACATCCTTTTTTCCGAAAGAAATTCTGTTTTTAAAAGATAGGGGGTGTCGGTATTAAGAGACTTTCTGAATTTAACATTAAGATCCCTTGTGAAATAAAGGTTTTGTCCTTTACCGAAAACAAATGCGTTCCATCCCATGGTTTCATCCAGAAGAGCGGAAACTATGCCTCCGTGGACAATATCTTTAAAGCCGTTGAAACCTTCCGGAATAAGAATATCCGAAGATACGGAGTTTCCGGCAACGTAAAAAATATGTTTCAAACCCACAGGGTTTTCTGAGCCGCATATAAAGCATCTGGTTGAATGCGGCAGATATAGCTTTTCACTCATAGATTATTTTTTAACATATTATTTGTAATTTGAAAATATTTTTTAAAGAATAGTTCCCGCCACATTATTAAAATGCTTATACTTTGTGGGGAAGTTTATTTTTGATAAATCAGGGCGGGATGAGTTTTAACAGTTTTAAACATTAAAAAAGCCGGCTCCCTTGGCCGGCAATCTCCATATATTTTAAGGAGGGGGAGGAGGGTCTTGCTAATTCTTTATATTAATCTTTAATATAGTAAAATCAAATAACTTGTCAATGAATTTTTTTCTAACTTGAGTGGTGTATTGGTTGCTTGGGCATTCAACATTGAACGTTGAACGTTGAACGTTGAACCTTGAACCTATAAACCATAACGCTTAACGCATTACGGAATTTACGCATCACAGTTTTATTTTTGAAGGAGCTTTTATCTTTTAAGCAACTTATTTTTGTGTTATTTATAAGCAGAGGTGGAAATTAATGAATACCAGAAAAATTTTTAATGAAAAAAAATTTGTTAAGCGTTTTATGGAGAAAATAGAGAAAGCTATTAATAATGAAGAATTTGACAAGGCAGAAGTTTCAATTAAGCGTGCTCTGAAGAATGCAGCATATGATATGCCTTCCAAGTCACTTTTGTACAGTTATTTAGGGAGAATTAATTTTCAAAAGGGCAAATTCGATACTTCAAAAAGATTCTTAAATTCGGCATTACGGCTTAATTCTCAAAATGAAGATGCTAATTTTTATCTGAGCAATTTATATATGTCAGAACAGGATGTGCACAAAGCTTTATCATATATCGAAAAAAATCTCAGCATATCCCCCGGCAAATTCAGTTATCTGATTCAGAGAGCCTGGTGCCTGATTCTGCTTGACCGATACGAAGAAGCAGGAAACATATATCACAAACTCCAGAGTTTTAGAGGCATTGATCCTCAGGGGTTTATTGATTTAGGTATGGCATACATACTTAAGGGCGATTTCAGGGAAGCCAAAAGAATCATTTTTAACGCACTTTCCAATTTTCCTGAAAATATTTTTGTGGAAAGCGCATTTTATGAAATGCGTGAGATTGAGGAAAATTTATATTACTACAGGAAAGAACTGTTTTTTAAGAAACTTCACTTAATTCATTTCAGGCAGAAAATATATTCTGCTGCGCTTAGGAAAACAGTGGAAGGAATGACTCTGAGAGGATATTTTCAATTTGAGATTGAGAAAGCTTCCGATTTTATTGTTGCCCTGAGTTCTAAAAGGCTGGAAGTGAATAAAGCTGAAGGACTTGCTGCTGCTGTGGAATATTTTATTTCAGATTTTATCGGAGAGAGTGAGTCTATTAAAAAAGTTATCGTGAATTATTACAATACAACCCTCTATCAGTTAAAGAAAAATATAGATTTAATACGCTCTGAAGCATCTGTTGAACTTGAAGAGCTGAATAATCAGCTCATGTCTTACTATGAGCTTAATATCGACTATTTTTTTGAAAATACAGATCCGGAGGGGGATGATGAATAAAAGAAAAAACATCGGCAGTCTTTTATTGGATTATAAGATGATTACTGAAGCAGATCTGGATGAAGCTTTGGAATTTCAGAAAGAGAAAGGTGTGAAACTGGGGCAGGCACTCGTTCAACTGGGGAAAGTCAAACAGGATGAAATAGATTATATACTCAGCAGGCAGGTGGATGAGCCCTTTATTATACTGGATGACATTAATATCGATACTACTCTTATCCGTAAATACAGCAGTGAATTACTGGTTAATAACCGTATTTTGCCTATATACGAGAGCGACGAATCTATAACTATTGTTACCGACGACCCTTTTAACTTGAAAGCTTTTGAGAAGATGAGGGAAATTACAAAAAAAAGTGTCAACTTAACCGTTTCACACGGTGAAAAAATTGAAAGGATATTAAAATCAGTCCTTTCAGAGGGCAATAAAAATAAGCTTGTAAATATCTTGGATAAACTCATAAAGGATATTTCGAATACTTCTTTCTACAGGCTGGATTTTTGCGGTCATTCCGGTGTTTTGGAAATAAACATATTCGGATTTAATTTGTTACAAAATTACACTGTCCTGGAGGAAAAATACAGTCAGTATCAGATAATGCAGGCACTTGAGGAGATGGATATTCATTATTTTTACAATCAATACCACCTGGAAAATGGTTTTTTCTTCCAGATTTATCCCCTAATCTCCGAATCAGCAAAGATTGAAGTCCCGGTTGTTTTGGGAAGTTTTGGCCTTGGGAAAGCAGAGGGTGCGGCTTTTACAGATTTAGATTTCCATGGCTCAGAAATGATTTTCAGAAGCGATTTGCCAGTAAAAGGGTACCCGTATTATTCGTTCAACTCCTTTTGTTATTATGAGAATTCAGTGAATATTGTAGATAATGTACCGGTTAACTCAGCCGATGACGCCGAAGAAATTCTTTATACAGGCTATATCCCTTCAAAATGCGGCTCCTGTGATGGGGAAGGTTGCAGTAAATGCAGCGGTTACGGATATTGTTTTGAAAAAGCAGACGGGAATTTAAAGATTTCAGCTGTTAACACAAAATTTAAAAAATAGAATGTTTTCAGGGGTTTTGTATGGCTAAAATAGATGCTTTTTTCAAATATATGCTGGAAAATGATATAAGTGACCTCCATTTGAGTTCCGGATGCAAACCGATGGTCAGAAAGCATGGAGAACTTGAAGAGATTAAGTACCAGCAGCTGAGTGATGAAATTCTAAGACCACTGCTATATGAAATAATTTCAGAGGAGCAGAAAAAGAAATTTGAGAAAACAAAAGATCTGGATTTTGCCTATGAAGTGCCCGGAAAAGCGCGCTTCAGGGCAAATTATTTTATGCAGAAAAGAGGAGTATGCGCTGTTTTCAGACTTATTCCCAGTAAAATTCTCACCGCTGATGACCTGGGGTTACCCAATCAGGTGTTAAAATTTCCAAAACTTTCAAGGGGGCTTGTACTGGTTACCGGTCCTACAGGCAGCGGGAAATCAACAACACTGGCTGCGATTATTGATTATATAAACAAATCCAGAAAAGAGCATATTTTAACAATAGAAGATCCAGTGGAATTTGTACACCACAGCCAGGGATGTTTGATCAACCATAGAGAAGTGGAAACACATACCGAATCCTTCTCTGCTGCATTGAGAGCTGCTCTCAGGGAGGACCCGGATGTTATTCTTGTGGGAGAGCTCAGAGATCTTGAAACGATAGAACTTGCAATTACAGCCGCTGAAACCGGACATCTGGTTTTCGGTACATTACATACAAATTCGGCTGCAAAAACTGTTGACAGAATCATCGATGCATTTCCATCAGGACAACAGGAACAGATAAGGGCAATGCTGTCTGAATCTTTAAAAGGAGTTGTAGCGCAGCAGCTCCTGAAGAAAGCTGACGGTACGGGGCGTGTGGCTGCTCTTGAGCTGTTAATTGTTAACAGTGCCATTGCCAATCTTATCAGGGAAGGAAAAACATTTCAGATTCCTTCCATGATTCAAACGGGCAAAGGAGACGGGATGCAACTGATGGACCAGGCTATTATGGAGTTTCTCATGAATAAAACAATAACTCCTCAGGAAGCTTACGTGAAAGCAAATGATAAAAAATCTTTTGAACGTTTTATGGACAAATAGTTAAGTGGACGGACTGACATTAAGAAAACTCAAATACGTATTTGATGAAAAGATCCGGTATACTGTAATAAACAGTGCTACTGTATCTGAAAACACATTTATTCTACATCTTTATGATGATAATAATTCCAGCCGTATTGATTTTAAAGCAGGATTGAACCTCAAAGGGGTATTCCGGGCAGGTAGTTTTGAGAAACTTGGGAAAGCCCCGGCACTGGAAATACTGAACGGTGCCTGC is a window encoding:
- the extI gene encoding selenite/tellurite reduction operon porin ExtI, whose translation is MKRFIVIFIIMLFAAGLANAFPPFKIDDGKWLKIFYNGQFGYTYRDMGSGPDQSEDTNELNFRRNRLGFIGTYNSNLSFYFQTEYIEDPITEPLGVDYSNEGREFYVLDAQIRYKFNDALKLRVGKMKHNLTRENLEGCFEPLTLDRSHFVYTPFKTSRDKGVAVWGNLLNKKVGYKFDVMEGKKAEGTPSPSSNLRMTGRLHLSLLDPESGYGYNGTYLGKKTVLTIGAGYQYEPEAVYADLQRDANGNIISASDIKDYTAYSVDLFYEQPTSAGTFTFSTAYLDVSFDDAYKGTNTDPGITGLNGEKNGYYLKGAYMLPMDVGPGKLQFFARHDAFTFAKLGDVYDQDIGWTAGGFNYYIHGQDLKISGQYSQMDYDKESETDPNYQDFDTFKLFIQVRI
- a CDS encoding molybdopterin-containing oxidoreductase family protein, with the translated sequence MASIKMSRRGFLNTAAISAAAMSVPFTLKRSAASDNNAKEDKKLHISQNWCEMCFWGCGVTAYNREGRVFKLEGQPKCPKNYGKLCARGNSGIYQLYDPDRLKKPLIRTGKRGEGKFREATYEEAISYVADKTNKAIKEYGKGTVSLIAHGSGEHAFINLMSIIGSPNTAIPAYSQCTGSREIGWFLTYGRPYTGNEPIDAANSKCLMFFGRNVLEAVMVGETQRVTEGMAKGAKLIYVDPRYSKTAAKADIWAKIKPGTDLALMLGMINYIINAKLYNIDFVDKYCSGFDELKQSVKKNTPEWAEKETNVPAETIKNICQELSNAAPSCAIGPGRRLTRYGDDTQHVRAIGILNALMGNWYTPGGFYKISKMDIVTPHICEIEHTEVKGGEKIERVDGAGSEYRLAPKNLGLENKLMKGILQGEPYPVKVMFAYGTNLFQHYPDYEECKQIIDKLDLMVTCDVYLTETALYSDVIFPESTYLERKDPIGVMTGKYPYVKYREPATAPLYNTIGAYELVEKIAKKMGYKNHFKTIDDVNKEILDQLGISIDVLKKDGVYVKPTFEGIYPQAEGKDLKFNTPSGKVELYSVFCEKLGFDPIPKYTRHKMPKDDEFRLLFGRQSYHTHARTQNNRWLLALHDFEIKAWIPAKKAARLGIMTGNKVRIVKGDKKSRELTAYVTDEIHEDAIFIPHGYGRITKFMELAYAMDGASDANLCSNGTDPISGASAFHQAFVKIEKV
- a CDS encoding 4Fe-4S dicluster domain-containing protein, whose protein sequence is MIKNKKYVMVYAIDRCVDCKACMVACKAQWQVPENHFRTHIDEKYSPGKYAPNRKYFLPSQCNHCDEAPCVSVCPTKASHKREDGIVYVDRDICIGCKYCIVSCPYDARFFNEEVGVAEKCTFCLPWIQQGHQPACATTCLSNTRIFGDINDPNSEVSKFLAEAKRNKSKIWKLREDLGTEPNIYYVQS
- the nrfD gene encoding NrfD/PsrC family molybdoenzyme membrane anchor subunit, whose protein sequence is MVFQESFEWYIALYLFLGGVGAGAILSAAFADLYDREKYVNYIKSASLIGMPAVAIGCFFLLIDLGQGLTKPWLLIYLFANPTSAITWGTAILTLFIIVSLLYAAYNFNFIKFGGGKITLLSLIVLAIGTAGYTGVLLGVLRAIPFWHQTLIPVLFIISAISTGISATVVVKEILFSKKKENIAPIETGHFYLMVLEFMMVIAMIIIALNGVPEMVFSIKVLLSGKYAVQFWLIFMILGLLLPTLLYGLQEIKKLHMKGSFLIIIELLVLLGGYYLRYLILHAGVFTEKFAHYIG
- a CDS encoding QcrA and Rieske domain-containing protein, which encodes MAFFQREWLVITRRSFVKWILASVFFFFTFKFLKVQKSDTNSTVIIDLNKLSNNSVYLIKNRQIAAIKIDRNIKVLSIKCTHLGCTLNVAGNIFKCPCHGSEFELDGEVIKGPASKNLKEIDFKVEKNKIVVYS
- a CDS encoding cytochrome b N-terminal domain-containing protein gives rise to the protein MFTAFLKHLFPRLVLSRNLKITYTFCLGGMAFTVFLLLIVTGCLLLFYYTPSPDNAYKSILFIEETVFGGKLIRNIHRMGSHFLLILIFLHILRVLLTGSFKFRKYNWIVGMFLLILVLFEGYTGYLLPMDQLAYWATQTGMELFKIFPLGGFIVEKILIPDGVGGPLTLSRFYAFHVFVVPLTLMILCVIHFYKIRKDKGVLPYL
- the extQ gene encoding selenite/tellurite reduction operon b-type cytochrome membrane protein ExtQ; the encoded protein is MKKKNEYIKSDPYFFRMIIVSALLVIIAVIVLGLFIDAPLKAPADSSNVPNPSKAAWFLLWFQEIVSYSSYFIYGPVILFMVYLFLPYLAPSTDEKAVWFRKEYRLLDIFTLLVFLGIVFLTVIAYFFRGEFWRLTI
- the extS gene encoding selenite/tellurite reduction operon c-type cytochrome lipoprotein ExtS — its product is MAAHYLKNFSVFLLFILFLVFSANGNAQNNDFCVDCHNSHYTDIADCVTCHRGIPETRRKDLAHQNLIKGKYAKFLLNDFPDRKRGIDLIKLSGCRRCHSVGGKGNTLSVNLDSSIVNIAVKEIVKTIKEPSEFMPDFNFTSEQINYIINGLLYLSFTDRDVEKNFTQMVHIGTEKSNTFSEKCGNCHKMISPLRGPVGSGYIAPNLSGLLSQYYPRNIDGKEWNAKLLKKWLKNPRELNSNALMPVLELSEREFAEIEKTFGK
- a CDS encoding PaaI family thioesterase; this encodes MSEKLYLPHSTRCFICGSENPVGLKHIFYVAGNSVSSDILIPEGFNGFKDIVHGGIVSALLDETMGWNAFVFGKGQNLYFTRDLNVKFRKSLNTDTPYLLKTEFLSEKRMFAITKGYIIDKDNNIYAEAEGKFIEIPDEKMEETKQYLLFDNNKNYHPKTTIFRK